A stretch of DNA from Lotus japonicus ecotype B-129 chromosome 4, LjGifu_v1.2:
AATCTAATCAAGTTCAGCATAAAACCAAACCAGAATTTCCTACCCCTGATTGCAATATATATGTCAATTGAAATCAAAGTTGAAGATGTTACCAATTCAAAAATAGAAAGAAGGCttgtaaattaaaatgaaagaaCATCAAATAACTGGTTCCAAAGCCTCaatgaatttgaaatgaaaacaaataaaaaaatctagcaaattgaaagaaaaaagaagtgtTAGTGGTGAGGGTGTTTATCAAAATTAAGACTTTGAAGCATGTATCCCCCTTTCTCATAATTTTCATTCTttcattaagaaaaataaaataaaacttaatCATAATTTTAACAACATGTAATCAAGTATAGACAATCCTTTATCTCGTAAAAATTACAAAAGTAACAATTTAGAACTGATTGAGAAAGGGAGAATTACAGGAACAGATGGAGAAAGGGAGAAACGAATGAAGAAAGGGAAAAACGCACCTCAAATCATTATTTCTGTGGAACTGCGTCTCATAGCAAAGCCAACAATGAGAGAACCTTCAGCTGCGAATATGAGAGAAGCAAAAAtcattgaagaagaaagaaagaaagaaaaatagttaGAAATGCATGAATGgataaagaaaggaaaaatgtAGAATCAAATGAAGGAAGCTAAAAAGAAGGGAGAAACAGACCTGAAGAAGATTTGTTAAGCTGCATTTCCTAGCGCAACCGAGTTTGTGGGACAGACCCTTCAGCTTTGCAGACTTAGGAAAACAAAGATCAGTAAAGCGCAATTATGTAGACACCGAAAAACATATAAGATCTTAAGCTCTCATAATGACTTGCCACTCCTCACATCGAAAGCTCAATCCCATTCCACAACCACCAAATATCCTGTATTGATTGAGCCCACTCAGTCCCTTCATTCAAAAGACCCACAATCCCCATACGCCCAATGGTGATCCCTATTAACTTCTATCCACAACATATTCAATTTTTCACGATTACTACATAATATATCTTCATAACAATAACTAAAAAGTTTTAAATTGTAAGTAAATTTCATGTAACCACTCCTGACCTCTTTAAAAACTGCTTTCTTATTCTTGTAGACACACAAAGGATCTCTTCATTCCAAGTTCGTACTAATACTAAATTTGATCCATACATAAAGTATATAAAGTGCATATCATTTGTAGCTTCAGATTACTCTGGTTTATATCTAGCTATGTTGTATTTCTGCATTTCATGGAGAAAAAGTTTCATTAAAAACATGTAAGGAAATGAACATAAGAAGATGAAGCAAATTGTATATGCCTAATGAGGCAGAAGCTTGAAAGACACATGGTTGTCAATTGTGACCCAAAGATTACCTTTGCAATGAAAAGTATCTAAAATACAAATGAAGAGTAAAATAATTAAACTATGCCATTTGGCTAtatcaaaaaacaaaatctcaataaaaatagaaaacctgGATAGTGGATACACACGAAAATGCAGGTTGCTCCTTCCAAAATGTAGCATTCAACGACAGCACTTCGAAGTGAAGTCCCAGACCTAACAAATTGtatggaaaataaaaagaaaatgagaataaaagcAAAAGGAAAGACAAAGCTTTTACCAATTCTTTGGAGTGTTTATCCTTACCGGTTGCAGCAGAAAGGAAGACGAAAATTACACAGATGATCAGGCAATCCCTTTCAACTTTTAGTAGACAAAATGAAATGTTGATcaattgaaagaagaaaatcaaagaaacaaaaggaaaaatcatttttccccATGACTCAGCAAAACCAAGTTTTAGCCTGAGCCCAACACCATCAACCACCCTAGTTACAACAAACCTAAAGTCCCATCTTTACCACCGGCGACCTCAAGGCCACAGCACCATCCACCGTCGAACGGAACCCAAGCCCTTTTCCCCACCATCACGCCGAACCGCTATTGTCTCTCTGTGGGTACAAAAGAAAGTGAAGCAATAAATACTTTCAGGAAGTGGGTGGTGAACTGATGTGTGTACTACTCTACCACTCTACCTAATCTCACACGTTTGCTCAGGGAAGATTTATGGGTGGTCAACTGAACTGATGTGTGAACTGATGTGCCAATGTTAGTTgcgccaaaaaaaaaaaaggcattcTGAAATGAACAGTGAAAAACAGTAAATCCTTCAACATGCTAATTATATATAGTAGATACTATTGTGCTAGCTTTTTATCACACATAAATCGGCTTCAAAGTGGAGTATACCATATCGCAATTCAAATATGGTAACACTTACGAACAAAATTTAGTACACTTGATAAATATATAGTTGAGTTTCTTAAATATTTAGTCCAGATTCGATTTATCGGCAGAGTGTATTGAAAGTTATTTGTTGAGAAAAATATACTCAATTAATGTATTCTATGAGTCACAAGGGGGATTAATTAAGCTCATAGATGCTTGATGTGTGTATGccttgaaaaaataaatatattcacagatataaatatatgagagagagaaacataaaaaaaatatatgattaaatatcaaaaaagaagaaagatatgATTAATGATtggtaaaaaaaagaaaaaataatgtcttaaataaatttttgtGATAATAATgtattaaatatttcaaattaatataaaattgtCAAGATATAATTTATTGATAATAACTATCCATCCAAATTAATATGTACTCTTCTGTTTCTAGCTAAGTACTCCCTCGGTTATTATAAGCTTTTTGTATGTAATTATTTGATAAAAAGTTATTAAAAGAtgtaatattattaaaaaaaatatggatcatttcaaaaaaaagttatggATGAAGCTTGATCCCTATCATACATGAATTTCAGTATCCTATTGTGTGTGCATTAAATGGCTGTAAAAAAGTTTGGAATAAAGATTCCATTTGATCACCAAAATGATTACTTTGCATGCAAATTTGCGTGACCGATTTCACCGAGACAGGAATTCTAGAGACCATGATTTTGTTTGAGAAAAAGAGATCGAGATCGGAGTTTGGCAGTGTAGAAAAGATGCAGCACAGAACCAAGGTGAATGTTGAGATATAGAAAGAGACCCTCTTTTTGATTGTGGTAATGATGAGTATATCCACCCACCTAGCACTAGAGACTAATGATCAGCAAAAGAGAGCAGATGTTTCCACATAGTTTTGTTCTTACGATTTTAATTTTTACACATCCAAATAGGTACTACTATATATTGGTAAGATCTTATTCCTACATATACTTTATTTCATATTATTTATACTACAGATTTTCCACATAGTATTTATCTTGTGCTCGCACTGAGATGTTAATAGTGAACCATAaaatgttttatttaattttcatcgGCAAGGATCGAAATTTAGACACCATATAATTCTCATTAAAAGATATATACATATTTTATCTTTGACACCGAGTACCGTACATCATTAGAGAAAGCTTTGAATTCGGCCGTATAGCCTGGTCATTGAATCGATTTGGTTTCTCTTATATTTGCCCTTATTTCTCATTCATCATATAACAGATAGGGAGACAAATAATAGATAAATCACAATGATTAAGTGTCCAAATTATACGACGAAATCATGGCGAGACTAACTTCCCAGCTGGAATTTTTTCCATCTACAATACTCAAATCCGAGATCTTACTTAAAGGAAATCAAGCTAGCTTATACCACATTAATCAACCACCTTAGATTAGAAGAAATTTTCAATAACAAACAACAATGGCAATTATAATATTATACTAATCATTTAATTTTCTCAttacaaatattattttgtttcacTACATAATCCAATACTTTCATCCGTTTTTTACAGCTTTAACTTTAAATTTATGAAtaactagtacttttacccgtgcgatgcacggcggggttattcatttttgttgtgtgtatttttctttctttctaaatttgtgtttttttttatttttatagaaagaattttttttatgaattaaaaaaaacaaaattaattttagatataaggGAACATAAATTTACATTCTATTTCAAATGatgaatgtattttttttattttgcagaagcgcaataaaattttaaatggcTTTTGTCCTTACTTTTTTATGagttttgattaaaaatgtcTCACCACTGTGTTGCATAAGAAGTCTTCGTATATGTTTACCATCACTTAAATACTCTCAAGTTTGTTTCCAAACAAATTATGCCCTTAAAAGTTGATATGATAATAATAAtgtttttatcaatttttattttattttaaaactaaCATCGTTAGTCTCTAAATTAATTGATTTTCGAATTGATATTTATTTTACAAACAAAATAAGTTCATTTTAAGAATAGTAATTTGATTTTATAAGTTCTATATAATAGTAAGCACATGTAAGTAGAATTGTAGAAGCCTAGCAGTTTTTGGCCCATGGGTTGTATTCTTTAGTTTTGGGTCATCATTAAGAGCTTTGAATTGGGATATAAGCTCAATCtttcatgttttaaaattttcgaCTTCTACATAACTCCTAAGTAAAAAACGATATAAATTCATACAATGTAAACACTATTTttatgctaatttttttattaaaatatatgtGTGTGCACGTATATGTGTGAAGTTTGAAGACTAATTTTaacaatattttaatcaatttattttttatttttatctaacaatttaattgttattttttaaactaatttattcttgaattttatatttttaaatttataaacaaAATGGAGTACCTtgcaaagaaaattaaattttataagaTTTATATGTGTATGTGAATGGAATTATAGAAGTGCAAAAGTTTGTGACTTAAATTCTTTATGTTAGTGTTATCATTAGGCCTTTGAATTGAGATTTAAATCCAATATTTAAAGTTTACATTTTTCTAACTTCTATAACCCATAAAGTATATTAATGTGTTTTTTTCATATTCACCTGTATTTTTGTTCCTTATGCTAAAGATTTTACTTTTGGGTGCTTTATTGGATAATAGTTGCAAAATCGAAACCAAACTGTCAATGCTTTGTTCCATCAGGGAGTTTACACCCTCAGTAACAACCATTGTATGGTTCCTCCCTGCCCCAACTTGGACAAATTTATATCTTCAACTCTAATGCCAAAGGAATTTATTAAAACCCAAAATAATGAGAAAAGAAATTACAAACAGACACAAAATCAACCTTTAAATTGAAAATGGGCAAGGATAAGTCAAAcaccaaaatcaaaattaaatatgaaTTTTGAGATTAGAAATACACACACATACAACTTTCACACGGAATTTCCTCACAGCATTTGTCATCCAGACAATAAACCCAAAAGCCAGACAATTACCATGTGTAAGAGAGAACTTAGCACAATAAAGTTGAAAGACAAATTTACTAATTTTAGGTTGAAGCAGATAATTTAGTGAAAGTATAAAATTAACCCCATGAATCAGTCATCCTCCAAGTTTCTTTTTTATATGTCATCAACTTttcacatcatcatcatcatgtatATACACCCcattgaaaattaaaagctATAAAAGGGGAATAAGTAAAACTAAAACCTGATTATGACAAAAGATAAAGGAAACAAAAGAAATACATTAGTACTTATATATACGAAATGAACAAAGAAAATTATCAAACATTAAGGTGATACCTAAAGTTGAACATCATCAAGTAAACCACAACTTCCTTCGTTGAGAGTAGGGCTTGCAAGCATGGTTAAATGCCAAGGGAAAAAATAGTAATTCAGCAAGCAAGGAAGTTAAAAAAGGAAATACATAAACcaagacaaaaaaaatgcaATTGATGGCAAatatggttttgttgtgaggaAGATTATTGAGATAGAAAATTGGAAATAATCAAATGACTAAAGCATAGGTGATCGGGTGATCGGGTCATACCTTGATGTCGAAATCGATGCAGGTGATGCAGAGGGCTGGTAGAATGATATTTCTCTATTGTGTGTGTGCTTTGATGCGAGGAAAACTTGGTTTAGAGATTTTATAGGGAGGTAGTTGAAGCTGAAGAGGTGGGTGATAAGGTGCAACTTGAGAAGATGGAAGATGAAGATACTATGTGAATTAAATTTTTTGGATGGTGGAAGATTTTTGAAGTTCAAAAGGTTGATGAGAAGTTGTAACCGCTGaatgtggaagaggaagagaaattaATGTTTGAAACAAGGGCAAAAGCCAATAACATTGGAGATGCAATCAACGACCCTGATCTAATCTAACGAAAATAAGTAGTATATTTACACAAATGTCCATGCTTAATTTGAGAGTTGTGTACAATGAATTATTAAATTTCAAACTTGCCCTCAAGGTAGcaaaaactcttcctttatatatagtatagatagatagatagattctttcaatcttcaaagTTTATTTATTTCTAAATAGCAGAAACAATTTCTTCTGCTTGTCTCATTCGATCCTCGCTACCTCTAGCTACTCTCCAGCAACAAATTCTTTGGGGAATAAGTAGGGAGAGAAGGGGCTTACAAGAAAAACAACTAGCGACGAGAGAGTGTGATGGTTTGAGGAATAAGTAGGGAGAGAAGGGCTTACAAGGAAAATGAGACAGAGAGATCAATAACAATTAGCGTTGGCTATTCCTTGGGCCTACAAAATGGGTCGTACGTCACTGACACTAAGTTGACCAATGAGCGTAGCATCGGACCCAAACCGCCGCTAATTGTTTATGGACAAACATGACGTTATGGATGATTTAGCGTTTTTCTTAACTTACATTTGCGCTAATTGGTGTCCGTCACACTGGCACTAAAATTTAGTGagttaaattttttatgttaCGCTTCAGCTTTACATTGGTTGAGCCGATACTAACAAGCCGAAATTAGCGTCACCATCGGGGCCGGCATTAATTTTAGActctaaaatgatttttttttcaaataagaaACCGTAATTATCATATCTCATACCAGAATATTATTTCATTTACCTAAACAACAGTAAACAGTGGAACAAGAGTTTGATCACAAATAAACCTTTCTGTTTAGGCCGAAACGCTTGGAGAAAAACATGTCTCTCACCCACAGAGGAGACGATGAAAGCAAGGTAAACAAACCAGTCATGTGAccaaaagaaatttcctttGGTGGATTAGGGGCTAAAACTTTCTTAACAACATGTCTAGCAAAAACTCTACCATCTGTTGCTTTCTCACCCTGAGAAGCTCTAGCACGCTCCATAATAACATCTTTAAAGTCCTTATAAAGCTTCCACTCATAATCCCCTAATCTCTCCAAATTAGCCTTCCCTAAATTGGATCTCACAGACCCTGGTAAAGCTAGAATCACATTGATCCCAAATGGCTTCAATTCTAGGCGCAAACTATGTGACATTGCATGCACATAAGCCTTGCTAGCACAATAAGACCCTGCCCATGGGGTTGAAACTTTGCCAACCACACTTCCAACATTCACTATACTTCCGCTTCGTTGCGTTGCCATGTGAGGTACAACATGTTGCACCATTCTTAGCTGCCCCAGAGTGTTGATTTCCCAAGCCTTTCTGATTGTGTCGAGTGGCAACTCGGCCATAGGCCCCGTACCACctattagaaatataatataaaattattcatataTGTGTATTTTATGTAACAACTTAAGGTTTTAGAACAATTGGTTAATAACATTACCTATTCCAGCATTGTTTATGAGA
This window harbors:
- the LOC130714919 gene encoding short-chain dehydrogenase virD-like — protein: MRDPKIVLVTGCAKGGIGYEYCKAFAENNCRVFASDISTRIQDMSDLESDGIEALELDVCSDQSVNSALDTVISKCGRIDILINNAGIGGTGPMAELPLDTIRKAWEINTLGQLRMVQHVVPHMATQRSGSIVNVGSVVGKVSTPWAGSYCASKAYVHAMSHSLRLELKPFGINVILALPGSVRSNLGKANLERLGDYEWKLYKDFKDVIMERARASQGEKATDGRVFARHVVKKVLAPNPPKEISFGHMTGLFTLLSSSPLWVRDMFFSKRFGLNRKVYL